In Canis aureus isolate CA01 chromosome 6, VMU_Caureus_v.1.0, whole genome shotgun sequence, one genomic interval encodes:
- the LOC144316532 gene encoding LOW QUALITY PROTEIN: alpha-1,6-mannosyl-glycoprotein 4-beta-N-acetylglucosaminyltransferase-like (The sequence of the model RefSeq protein was modified relative to this genomic sequence to represent the inferred CDS: inserted 1 base in 1 codon): MRGRPWGCVIAAVPLVILSFLLQENEEEHLTENPSLEEKKKMLWRLNQEQLGSESRDHLAAFKDMWEAAPVLQQATYRLLAGSPPQGRRLLVAGIASEWGPRGTYLLDTLRSLFQASSEAELDNVLVLVHLSGGDPAWLGQTTANISGLFGCHIEAGRLLVIGGGLGGAPGPGHPGSPSRGSACGARWAGRRASYALLMNFAHNLSEYFLVMGDRVRCSPEFISSVXRVLWAWRAFPWAVLEFSGLRLSGKVVHAGDLGRLASLLLFPADLPIPSLLSEFRLLLAQDAPIRFNPAVFHGSGRGSAAGDPCAPPGEEEEEEEEASGEPDNPAATVLSDMMAAGSAPPQVAYVLNKECYSVLSPVRGNYLAVAWDRPQRAARVAVLTGSEPHGLHLLHQGCVELGLGPWVAGHCGRHSLLGPLVAGRLDQAVFSEARLSCLRLLVLVPQEPWLLVRQIRVWTRPEEADTEPAASREDAGPAPTRSAARQ, from the exons ATGCGCGGCCGCCCGTGGGGATGTGTCATAGCTGCTGTGCCCCTCGTCATCCTGAGCTTCCTCCTCCAAGAGAACGAGGAAGAGCATCTCACGGAGAACCCATCGTTG gaggaaaagaagaaaatgctgtGGCGGCTCAATCAGGAGCAACTCGGCTCTGAGAGCAGGGACCACCTGGCGGCCTTCAAGGACATGTGGGAAGCCGCCCCTGTCCTCCAGCAGGCCACCTACCGGCTCCTGGCTGGATCTCCTCCGCAGGGAAGGA GGCTGCTGGTGGCCGGCATCGCCTCGGAGTGGGGCCCGCGCGGGACCTACCTGCTGGACACCCTGCGGTCCCTTTTCCAGGCCTCGTCAGAAGCCGAGCTGGACAACGTGCTGGTGCTGGTGCACCTGTCAGGGGGTGACCCCGCATGGCTCGGCCAGACGACTGCCAACATCTCGGGGCTCTTCGGGTGCCACATTGAAGCCGGGAGGCTGCTGGTGATCGGCGGTGGCCTCGGGGGGGCCCCGGGCCCGGGACACCCGGGCTCCCCGAGTCGCGGCTCGGCCTGCGGGGCGCGGTGGGCCGGGCGCAGGGCCAGCTACGCGCTCCTCATGAACTTCGCTCACAACCTGTCCGAATACTTTCTGGTGATGGGAGATCGCGTTCGCTGCAGCCCCGAATTCATTTCCAGCG TCCGGGTCCTGTGGGCCTGGAGAGCGTTTCCCTGGGCCGTCCTGGAGTTCTCGGGCCTGCGCCTCTCGGGGAAGGTCGTGCACGCCGGGGACCTGGGCCGCCTGGCCTCCCTTCTCCTGTTCCCCGCCGACCTTCCCATCCCCTCGCTCCTCTCTGAGTTCCGTCTTCTCCTGGCCCAGGACGCCCCGATCCGCTTCAACCCGGCGGTCTTCCATGGCTCGGGCCGGGGCTCGGCGGCTGGGGACCCATGCGCGcccccaggggaggaggaggaagaggaggaggaggcgtcCGGGGAGCCGGACAACCCAGCCGCCACTGTCCTCAGCGACATGATGGCCGCGGGGAGCGCCCCGCCCCAGGTGGCCTACGTCCTGAACAAGGAGTGCTACTCCGTGCTCAGCCCCGTGCGGGGCAACTACCTGGCCGTGGCCTGGGACAGGCCGCAGAGGGCAGCCCGCGTGGCAGTGCTGACAGGCTCCGAGCCGCACGGGCTGCACCTACTGCACCAGGGTTGCGTGGAGCTGGGCCTCGGGCCGTGGGTTGCGGGCCACTGTGGCCGCCACTCCCTGCTGGGCCCGCTGGTGGCCGGGCGCCTGGACCAGGCCGTGTTCTCCGAGGCGCGCCTGAGCTGCCTGCGGCTGCTCGTGCTGGtgccccaggagccctggctgCTGGTCAGGCAGATCAGGGTCTGGACGCGGCCCGAGGAGGCGGACACCGAGCCCGCGGCCTCCAGGGAGGACGCCGGGCCCGCCCCAACCCGCTCGGCCGCCCGCCAATAA